The Streptomyces sp. DG1A-41 genomic sequence GGCCGTGTACTTCAAAAACCTGATGGCGGCGGACAGTTCACCATTGACGCCGCGTTCGTACGGGACTGCTGCAGGGTTGGGTGACACCTGAACCTGGCTTGCTGAGAAGCGGCCTGGAAGGATGTTGCAGTGCCCAAGCCGTATCCGAAGGAGTTCCGCGAGGACGTCGTGCGGGTCGCGCGCAACCGTGAGCCCGGCATCAAGGATGTGTACTCCGGCCGGATCGTGGGCTGTTCCATCGACGCCCGGATGAAGTCCCGCCTCGCAGTGGCCGCGCTGGAGTCCGCCGTTGCCCGCCGTGGCCCCGCTGCGGGATGCATCGTGCACTCCGACCGTGGATCGCAATTCCGGTCCCGCAAGGTCGCCGCCGTCCTCACCCGGCACGGCTTGGTCGGCTCAATGGGCCGGGTCGGGGCCGCCGGCGACAACGCCGCAATGGAGAGCTTCTTCGCGCTGCTGCAGAAGAACGTCCTCGACCGCCGCGTCTGGGCCACCCGTCAGGAACTGCGGATCGCGATCGTCACCTGGATCGAGCGGACCTACCACCGGCGCCGGCGGCAACGACGCCTGGGCCGATTGACCCCCGTCGAGTACGAGACCATCATGACCCCACCCGCAGCTCTGGCTGCATAAACCGCCGCTGTCACCCGATCATGCAGCAGTCCCAACTGCTCCCCTCGGCCGGGTTCACCGCCATCGCTGCCAACACGCTGCCTGCCACCGGCGAGGGGCCCCGCACCGCCGCCACGCTGTTGGTGAGCGCCCGCCTCCCGGAGTGACCAGCAGGCCCGGCCAGCACGTGCCCCGTCCGCGCGGAGACAACCGGCGCTGCTTGTCGCGTGGGGACGTGGGCTCTTACTGGCTCTAACAAAAGCTGGTTGATCATGTGACTGTCGGCTTGATCGTTCGTTGATGTGGGCATGGGGAAGCGTCAGTCGCGGCCGTGGATGGTGTCGGACGAACTGTGGTCGCTCATCGAGCCGTTGTTGCCCGAGCCACCGCCGAAGCAGGTGGAGGGACGGCCACGGGTGCCCGACCGGCAGGCCCTGTGCGGGATCCTGTTCGTCCTGCATACCGGCATCCAGTGGGAGTACCTTCCCCAGGAGCTCGGCTTCGGCTCGGGCATGACGTGCTGGCGGCGCCTGGCGGCCTGGAACGAGGCCGGCGTCTGGGACCAGCTGCACCGACTGCTGCTGAACAAGTTGCGGTCGAAGAACCAGCTGGACTGGTCGCGGGCGGTGATCGACTCCTCCCACGTCCGGGCCGCACGCAGGGGCCCAAAAGCGGTCCCAGCCCGGTCGACCGCGCACGACCGGGCAGCAAGCACCACATCATCACCGACGGCCAAGGGATCCCGCTCGCGGTGTCTTTGACCGGCGGAAACCGCAACGACGTCACTCAACTCCTTCCCCTGCTGGACAAGATTCCGGCAGTGGCGGGAGTCGTCGGCCGGCCCCGCAGGCGGCCCGACATGCTCTTCGCGGACCGCGGCTACGACCACGACAAATACCGCCGTCTTCTACGGCGACGCGGGATCCGGCCCGCGATCGCCGAGCGGGGACAGCCGCACGGCACCGGTCTGGGCACCTTCCGATGGGTCGTCGAGCGGACGATCTCCTGGCTGCATGGCTTTCGCCGCTTGCGCATCCGGTGGGAACGACGCGACGACATCCACGAAGCCTTCCTCGGACTTGCCGTCTGCCTGATCACTCACCGACACGTTCAAAGGCTTTGTTAGGGCCAGTAAGCGCTCCGCTCCGAAGAAGGGCGCCTGACCTGCCTGCGGGCTCGGGCAACGGATACTTCCGCGATCGGCGAGGGACGGCCGGGTGCCGGAGACCCGCTCATGACGGGCTGACCGGGAGCCGGCAACCGGCCAGGCCACGTCGGCGTACGGACAGCCGATCCGCGATTCCGCTGAGCGCCACCGCCGCGGGAGCCTCCGGGGCGCTCAGCACCAAGGGCGTACCGGCGTCGCCCGCCTCGCCAAGGAGCGGGTCCATCGGCACCTGACCCAGCAGAGGGACTTCCGTGACCAGCGCGCGGGACAGCGAGTCGGCGACCGTCCGGCCGCCGCCGGAGCCGAAGAGCCGCGTCATCGAACCGTCCGGCAGCCGCAGCCAGGACATGTTCTCGACCACCCCGGCCACACGCTGACCGGTCTGCAGGCTGACGGCCCCGGCCCGCTCGGCCACCTCGGCCGCGGCCGCCTGTGGTGTGGTCACCACGAGGATCTCGGAGCCGGGAAGCAACTGGGCCAGGGAGATGGGGATGTCGCCGGTGCCGGGCGGCAGGTCGAGCAGCAGCACGTCGAGATCCCCCCAGTACACCTCACCGAGGAACTGCTGAAGCGCGCGGTGCAGCAGCGGGCCGCGCCACATCACCGGCGCGTTGCCCGAGGTGAACATGCCGACGGAGATCACCTTCACACCGTTCGCCCCGGGCGGCATGATCATCTTTTCTACGCGGGTGGGGCCGGCCGTCACTCCCAGCATCCGGGGAACCGAGTGGCCGTAGATGTCGGCGTCCAGCACACCGACCGACAGCCCGCGGGAGGCCATCGCGGCGGCCAGGTTGACCGTGACACTCGACTTCCCGACTCCGCCCTTGCCGGAGGCGACGCAGTAGACGCGGGTCAGAGAGCCGGGCCGGGCGAAGGGGATCTCCGGCTCATCCGTGTCGCCCCGCAGACTCCTGCGCAGTTCGGTGCGTTGCTCGTCGCTCATCACGTCCAGCTCGATGCGCACCTCGCGCACACCTGGCAGCGCGGACACCGCAGCGCTGGCGTCCGCAGTGATCTTCTCGCGTAGCGGGCAGCCGGAGACGGTCAGGTAGATGCCGACCAGTACCGCGCCGTCGGCGCCCACCGAGATCTCCTTGACCATCCCGAGGTCGGTGATGGGCCGCTGGATCTCCGGATCGAGGACCGCGGACAGCGCCTTGCGGACCGTGTCCGTGGCCAGGGCGGCGTGCTCGTGAGTTGGTGCGGCTGTCACAGGCGGGGCTCCGAATCCGTGGGGCGCTGGGTGTGAGGGCGAGGGCAGCCGGCGACGGTCCAGGTGTCCTTGCCGGCGAGCAGGGACTGGAGGTCGGCGGATGCGGTGCTCCTGGCCTGCTCGATCTGGGCGCGGACCTGGTCGTCGTAGACCGGGCGGCTGACGGAGCGGAAGACGCCGGTGACGGTGTGGGCGAGGTTCTGGGAGCACAGCCGCGACAGGGCGAAGGCGTAGGAGGGGTCCCCCAGGGTGACGTCGTGCACCACCAGAGCCTCCTCCCCCACTTCCGAGACCTTCGCCGTCTCCAGCCCTCCCGCACCGGTACGGACCACGCCGAACTCTCCTTCAGCGCCGAAGCGCAGCGGTTCACCGTGGCGCAACGGGATGAGGCGGCGATCCTTCTCGCCGGGTTGCCGGAGTACATCGAAGGCACCGTCGTTGAAGATCGGGCAGTTCTGGTAGATCTCCACGAGCGCGGTGCCCCGGTGCTCGGCGGCCGCGGTGAGCACTGCGGTCAGCCCCGCGCGGTCCGAGTCGAGGACGCGTGCGACGAAGGTGGCACCGGCGCCCAGTGCCAGCGACACCGGGTCGAAAGGGGCGTCGACCGAGCCCATGGGGGTGGATTTGGTGACCTTGCCGGTCTCCGAGGTCGGCGAGTACTGGCCCTTGGTGAGTCCGTAGACGCGGTTGTTGAACAGCAGGATCTTGAGGTTCACGTTGCGCCGCAGGGTGTGGATCAGGTGGTTGCCGCCGATCGACAGGGCGTCCCCGTCACCGGTGACCACCCACACCGACAGATCGGGACGGGCGACGGCCAGGCCGGTGGCGATGGCCGGGGCGCGGCCGTGGATGGAGTGCATCCCGTAGGTGTTCATGTAGTACGGGAAGCGGGAGGAGCAGCCGATGCCGGAGATGAACACGGTGTTCTCCCGCTTCAGCCCGAGCCGGGGCATGAAGCCCTGCACGGCGGCCAGGACGGCGTAGTCACCGCAGCCGGGACACCAGCGCACCTCCTGGTCGGACTTGAAGTCCTTCGGCGACAGCTTCGACTCGGACTCGGGAACCAGTGCCTGCCCGCCGATGCCGGGCAGGCCGAGGTCGACGGTGGTCATGTCCGGACTCCTTCGATCACATCGGTGAACACGCCCTGGAGTTCTTCCGCCCCGAACGGCAGACCGGCGACCTTCGTGTACGAGACGGCGTCGACCAGGTACTTGGCACGCAGCAGCAGCGCGAGCTGGCCGAGGTTCAGCTCCGGGACGACGACGCGCTCGTAGCGGGAGAGCACCTCGCCGAGGTTGGCGGGCAGGGGGTTGAGGTGGCGCAGATGCAGGTGCGCGACGGGGTGTCCGGCCCGGCGGACCCGTCGTGCCGCGGCGCCGATCGGCCCGTACGACGAGCCCCAGCCCACCACCAGGACCTCGGCCCGGCCGGACGGGTCGTCCGGCACGGCGTCGGGCACGGTGATCCCGTCGATCTTGGCCTGCCGCAACCGCACCATGCGGTCGTGGTTGTCGGCGTCGTACGAGATGTCACCCGTGCCGTCGGCCTTCTCCAGGCCGCCGATGCGGTGTTCGAGTCCCTGAGTGCCGGGCACCGCCCACGGCCGGGCGAGGGTGCGCGGGTCGCGCAGATAGCCCCAGAACGCGCCCGATCCGTCGGGGGCGTTGGGCTCGGTGGCGAACTCGACGCTGAGGTCGGGCAGTTCGGAGGCGTCCGGGACGAGCCAGGGCTCGGAGCCGTTGGCGATGTGGCCGTCGGACAGCAGCAGCACCGGTGTCCGGTAGGTGAGGGCGATGCGGGCCGCGTCGAGCATCGTGTCGAAGCAGTCCGCGGGGGTGGCCGGTGCGAGGACCGGCACCGGGGATTCGCCGTTGCGCCCGAACATGGCCTGCAGCAGGTCCGCCTGCTCCGTCTTGGTGGGCAGGCCGGTGGACGGCCCGCCGCGCTGCACGTCGACCACCAGCAGCGGCAACTCCGTCATCACGGCCAGACCGATCGTCTCGCTCTTGAGGGCGAGGCCGGGACCGGACGTGGTGGTCACGCCCAGGGCCCCGCCGTACGAAGCCCCCAGTGCGGCCCCGACAGCTGCGATCTCGTCCTCCGCCTGCACCGTGGTCACGCCGAAGTTCTTGTGCCGGGACAGCTCGTGGAGGATGTCGCTGGCCGGGGTGATCGGGTAGCTGCCGAGGAGCACCGGCAGCCCTGACCTGGCCCCGGCCGCGACGATGCCGTACGCGAGGGCGGTGTT encodes the following:
- a CDS encoding IS5 family transposase (programmed frameshift) — encoded protein: MGKRQSRPWMVSDELWSLIEPLLPEPPPKQVEGRPRVPDRQALCGILFVLHTGIQWEYLPQELGFGSGMTCWRRLAAWNEAGVWDQLHRLLLNKLRSKNQLDWSRAVIDSPRPGRTQGPKSGPSPVDRARPGSKHHIITDGQGIPLAVSLTGGNRNDVTQLLPLLDKIPAVAGVVGRPRRRPDMLFADRGYDHDKYRRLLRRRGIRPAIAERGQPHGTGLGTFRWVVERTISWLHGFRRLRIRWERRDDIHEAFLGLAVCLITHRHVQRLC
- a CDS encoding 2-oxoacid:ferredoxin oxidoreductase subunit beta gives rise to the protein MTTVDLGLPGIGGQALVPESESKLSPKDFKSDQEVRWCPGCGDYAVLAAVQGFMPRLGLKRENTVFISGIGCSSRFPYYMNTYGMHSIHGRAPAIATGLAVARPDLSVWVVTGDGDALSIGGNHLIHTLRRNVNLKILLFNNRVYGLTKGQYSPTSETGKVTKSTPMGSVDAPFDPVSLALGAGATFVARVLDSDRAGLTAVLTAAAEHRGTALVEIYQNCPIFNDGAFDVLRQPGEKDRRLIPLRHGEPLRFGAEGEFGVVRTGAGGLETAKVSEVGEEALVVHDVTLGDPSYAFALSRLCSQNLAHTVTGVFRSVSRPVYDDQVRAQIEQARSTASADLQSLLAGKDTWTVAGCPRPHTQRPTDSEPRL
- a CDS encoding 2-oxoacid:acceptor oxidoreductase subunit alpha, producing MSGTDAGLADTRAGLAGSEREQTERLERVVIRFAGDSGDGIQLTGDRFTSAAAAFGNDLATLPSFPAEIRAPQGSIAGVSSFQVHFADYDILTAGDRPDVLVAMNPAALKANLADLSPGGTVIVNTDEFTPRNFARAGYGSGPLEDGTLTSFQVHQVAMTTLTRGALADTALSKKDVERAKNMFALGLLSWMYHRPTAGTERFLRQKFARKPEIAEANILAFRAGWNYGETTESFAVTFEVAPATALTPGTYRQITGNTALAYGIVAAGARSGLPVLLGSYPITPASDILHELSRHKNFGVTTVQAEDEIAAVGAALGASYGGALGVTTTSGPGLALKSETIGLAVMTELPLLVVDVQRGGPSTGLPTKTEQADLLQAMFGRNGESPVPVLAPATPADCFDTMLDAARIALTYRTPVLLLSDGHIANGSEPWLVPDASELPDLSVEFATEPNAPDGSGAFWGYLRDPRTLARPWAVPGTQGLEHRIGGLEKADGTGDISYDADNHDRMVRLRQAKIDGITVPDAVPDDPSGRAEVLVVGWGSSYGPIGAAARRVRRAGHPVAHLHLRHLNPLPANLGEVLSRYERVVVPELNLGQLALLLRAKYLVDAVSYTKVAGLPFGAEELQGVFTDVIEGVRT
- a CDS encoding P-loop NTPase translates to MATDTVRKALSAVLDPEIQRPITDLGMVKEISVGADGAVLVGIYLTVSGCPLREKITADASAAVSALPGVREVRIELDVMSDEQRTELRRSLRGDTDEPEIPFARPGSLTRVYCVASGKGGVGKSSVTVNLAAAMASRGLSVGVLDADIYGHSVPRMLGVTAGPTRVEKMIMPPGANGVKVISVGMFTSGNAPVMWRGPLLHRALQQFLGEVYWGDLDVLLLDLPPGTGDIPISLAQLLPGSEILVVTTPQAAAAEVAERAGAVSLQTGQRVAGVVENMSWLRLPDGSMTRLFGSGGGRTVADSLSRALVTEVPLLGQVPMDPLLGEAGDAGTPLVLSAPEAPAAVALSGIADRLSVRRRGLAGCRLPVSPS